One Cydia pomonella isolate Wapato2018A chromosome 14, ilCydPomo1, whole genome shotgun sequence DNA segment encodes these proteins:
- the LOC133525356 gene encoding uncharacterized protein LOC133525356: MSSSSILNIGEKVLFDDSIESIEFHPYTPYNDSFKNNDNIHICINRQDLILLPSQSQILVEGTVEKGCLLVNNGAAFLFQDIRYELNGVEIDRARNCGITSTIKGLISYTKEMDHSLQTAGWEVGAKKIHDKFTLTIPLSHFLGFAEDYKKVIMNGKHELILNRASIDVNCLDLAPVDPNTVPKPPTPNGEIEITRVTWRMPVIKVSDKEKLRLMSYVEGSIPVQIAFRTWELYEYPILPSSERHIWCIKTSTQLEKPRYLIVGFQTARRNDKTKDMSIFDHCNLTNCRVYLNAQYYPYDPFSAEFKTNNYALLYDAFTNFQRSYYSRDHTSPQVNYAHYKTHSPLIVIDTSRQCDSFNSGAGAIDIKLEMEFKENVPANTTAYCLIINDSLFEYNALTSATRKIIQ, from the coding sequence ATGTCCTCGTCATCTATCTTAAACATTGGTGAGAAGGTGTTATTCGATGACAGTATAGAAAGTATAGAATTTCACCCATACACTCCGTATAATGACTCTTTCAAAAACAACGATAACATCCACATATGTATCAACCGTCAAGATCTAATTCTACTACcgagtcaaagtcaaatattagTGGAAGGCACTGTGGAGAAAGGCTGTCTACTGGTCAACAATGGTgctgcttttttatttcaagacatTCGTTATGAATTGAACGGTGTGGAGATTGATCGAGCGAGAAACTGCGGCATCACATCCACCATTAAGGGACTAATCTCATACACCAAGGAAATGGACCATAGTCTTCAGACAGCGGGGTGGGAAGTTGGTGCTAAAAAGATACATGACAAGTTTACATTAACCATACCACTATCTCATTTCTTGGGTTTCGCCGAGGATTACAAGAAGGTAATAATGAATGGGAAACACGAGTTGATATTAAATCGCGCCAGTATAGATGTAAACTGTTTAGATTTAGCACCCGTTGATCCGAATACGGTACCAAAACCGCCGACTCCAAATGGTGAGATTGAAATCACTCGTGTCACATGGAGGATGCCAGTcataaaagtatctgataagGAGAAACTGCGCTTAATGTCGTATGTTGAGGGCAGCATACCAGTTCAGATAGCGTTCCGCACGTGGGAACTGTATGAATATCCCATACTACCTTCCTCAGAACGTCATATTTGGTGCATCAAGACTAGTACTCAGCTGGAGAAACCTCGCTATCTCATTGTTGGTTTCCAAACGGCACGCAGGAACGACAAGACCAAAGATATGAGTATATTCGACCATTGTAATCTTACCAATTGCAGGGTGTATTTGAATGCACAGTATTATCCATACGATCCTTTTTCggctgaatttaaaacaaacaactatgcGCTCTTATATGATGCATTTACCAATTTCCAACGATCGTACTACAGCCGTGATCATACCAGCCCTCAAGTAAATTATGCTCATTACAAGACACACTCTCCATTAATAGTCATTGACACGTCCAGACAGTGTGACAGCTTCAACTCGGGAGCTGGtgctattgatattaaattggaAATGGAGTTTAAAGAGAATGTACCAGCCAACACCACGGCATACTGTCTCATTATCAATGATTCACTGTTTGAGTACAACGCTCTCACCAGTGCCACACGTAAAATCATTCAGTAG